The proteins below come from a single Garra rufa chromosome 3, GarRuf1.0, whole genome shotgun sequence genomic window:
- the chsy1 gene encoding chondroitin sulfate synthase 1, translating into MQQLFYENYEPNKKGYIRDLHNSKIHRAITLHPNKNPPYQYRLHSYMLSRKIAELRHRTIQLHREIVQMSRYSNTEVHKEDLQLGMPPSFMRFHPHQREEVLEWEFLTGKYIFSSSDGQPPRRGIDSSQKMALDDIIMQVMEMINANAKTRGRVIDFKEIQYGYRRVNPMYGAEYVLDLLLLYKKHKGKTMTVPVRRHAYLQQTFSKIQFLEDEEMDARVLAARINQDSDSLSFLSNSLKMLVPFKLSSQAGVEQHEPKEKKINILVPLAGRYEIFVRFMANFEKICLIPNQNVKLLILLFSTDNNTERIKQIELMREYHMKYPKADMEIKPVSGPFSRALALEVGSAHFTNDSLLFYCDVDLLFTPDFLNRCRGNTIFGEQTYFPIIFSQYDPKVVYAGKVPSDNHYVFTSKTGLWRHYGFGIVCVYKGDLLKAGGFDVSIQGWGLEDVDLFNKFVQSGIKLFRSTDTGIVHVHHPVVCDPNLDPKQYKMCLGSKASSHGSTQQLAELWLEKNNHGFRKISNSNNESMRTE; encoded by the coding sequence ATGCAGCAGCTGTTCTACGAGAATTACGAGCCGAACAAGAAGGGGTACATCCGTGATCTCCACAACAGCAAGATCCACCGGGCCATAACCCTTCACCCCAACAAGAACCCACCCTACCAGTATCGGCTGCACAGCTACATGCTAAGCCGCAAGATTGCCGAGCTGCGCCATCGCACCATCCAGCTCCACCGAGAGATCGTCCAGATGAGCCGCTACAGCAACACCGAGGTGCACAAGGAAGACCTCCAACTGGGCATGCCTCCGTCCTTTATGCGCTTCCATCCCCACCAGCGCGAAGAGGTCTTAGAATGGGAGTTCCTCACCGGAAAGTACATCTTCTCGTCCTCAGATGGCCAGCCCCCGCGTCGAGGCATCGACTCTTCACAGAAGATGGCGCTGGACGACATCATCATGCAGGTTATGGAGATGATCAACGCCAACGCCAAGACCCGAGGAAGAGTTATTGACTTCAAGGAGATCCAGTACGGGTACCGAAGAGTCAACCCCATGTACGGAGCCGAGTACGTACTGGATCTGCTCTTGCTCTACAAAAAGCACAAGGGGAAGACCATGACTGTTCCCGTACGGAGGCACGCCTACCTCCAGCAAACCTTCAGCAAGATACAGTTCCTTGAAGACGAGGAGATGGACGCCCGAGTGCTAGCTGCCAGAATCAACCAAGACTCGGACTCGCTGTCCTTCTTGTCGAACTCCCTCAAGATGCTCGTCCCGTTCAAGCTGAGCTCCCAAGCGGGAGTGGAGCAACACGAACCCAAAGAGAAGAAGATCAACATCCTCGTGCCCCTGGCGGGACGCTACGAGATCTTCGTACGCTTCATGGCCAACTTCGAGAAGATCTGTCTGATTCCCAACCAGAACGTTAAGCTCCTGATTCTGCTGTTCAGCACGGACAACAACACGGAGCGCATCAAGCAGATCGAGCTCATGAGGGAGTACCACATGAAGTATCCCAAAGCCGACATGGAGATCAAACCGGTTTCAGGACCCTTCTCCCGCGCCCTGGCCCTGGAGGTCGGCTCGGCCCACTTTACCAATGACTCCTTGCTCTTCTACTGTGACGTGGACTTACTGTTCACCCCCGACTTCTTGAACCGATGTCGCGGGAACACCATATTCGGGGAGCAGACGTACTTCCCCATCATCTTCAGCCAGTACGACCCGAAGGTTGTCTACGCGGGCAAGGTGCCCAGCGACAACCACTACGTGTTCACTTCCAAAACGGGCTTGTGGAGACACTACGGCTTCGGGATCGTCTGCGTCTACAAAGGAGACTTGCTCAAAGCGGGCGGCTTTGACGTCTCCATCCAAGGTTGGGGTCTGGAGGACGTGGATCTCTTCAACAAATTTGTCCAGTCCGGGATCAAGCTGTTCCGCAGCACGGACACCGGCATCGTCCACGTCCACCACCCCGTGGTTTGCGACCCCAACCTCGATCCCAAGCAGTACAAAATGTGCCTGGGCTCCAAAGCGTCCTCGCACGGCTCCACACAGCAACTCGCCGAGCTGTGGTTGGAGAAGAACAACCATGGCTTTCGCAAGATCTCGAACTCCAATAACGAATCGATGAGGACAGAATAG